From a single Betaproteobacteria bacterium genomic region:
- the grxC gene encoding glutaredoxin 3, with amino-acid sequence MAKVTMYSTGVCPYCQMAERLLASKGVTDIEKIRIDLDPVKRDEMMEKTGRRTVPQIYIGEKHVGGFDDLSALDRAGGLVPLLAA; translated from the coding sequence ATGGCCAAAGTCACCATGTACTCGACAGGGGTGTGCCCGTACTGCCAGATGGCCGAGCGATTGCTTGCATCGAAAGGCGTGACGGACATCGAGAAAATTCGCATTGACCTCGATCCGGTGAAGCGCGATGAAATGATGGAGAAGACCGGCCGCCGTACCGTGCCACAGATTTACATTGGCGAAAAACATGTGGGCGGTTTTGATGACCTGTCAGCGCTGGACCGGGCAGGCGGCCTCGTCCCTTTGTTGGCCGCATAG
- a CDS encoding rhodanese-like domain-containing protein: protein MYEFISQNIMLVLLFILSGVMLVWPTIGKMMGGSREIGTLEATRLMNTGNALVLDVRDNSEFNGGRIPKSKNIPLAEIDKRLDEINKFKDKPVIVTCRTTNRSGSAARLLKQRGFADVYQLAGGFGAWQQASLPVEK from the coding sequence ATGTACGAATTCATTTCACAAAATATCATGCTGGTGCTGCTATTCATCCTGAGTGGCGTGATGCTGGTCTGGCCGACAATCGGCAAAATGATGGGCGGCTCACGGGAAATCGGTACATTGGAAGCAACGCGCCTCATGAACACCGGCAATGCGCTGGTACTTGATGTTCGGGACAATAGTGAGTTTAACGGGGGACGCATCCCCAAATCGAAGAATATTCCGCTCGCGGAAATCGATAAGCGCCTGGACGAGATCAACAAGTTCAAAGACAAGCCGGTAATTGTTACCTGCCGAACCACCAATCGCTCGGGTTCGGCGGCGCGCCTCCTGAAGCAGCGCGGATTTGCGGACGTCTATCAACTTGCCGGTGGCTTCGGTGCATGGCAGCAGGCCAGCCTGCCGGTCGAAAAATAA
- the argB gene encoding acetylglutamate kinase: MPKKSVAKSAAKTPKESKPPAAARKAVAHAAAAIAHPRLSAAQKADVLVEALPYIQRFWDKNIVIKYGGNAMTETSLQEDFAEDITLLKLIGMNPVVVHGGGPQINRILEKIGKQGQFIQGMRVTDDETLDVVEMVLGGLVNQEIVTLINKAGGKAVGLTGKDGNFIHARKMTIPSKEDKRKKIDLGLVGEVVKIDTGIIDLLDTEDFIPVIAPLGVDEKGTAYNINADIVAGKIAIALQAEKLILLTNTAGVLDKKGKILTGLTAAKVAELIADGTISGGMLPKVDCALDAVKNGVKTAHIIDGRVPHALLLEVLTSEGVGTLIRGASANRGQGR, translated from the coding sequence ATGCCCAAAAAATCCGTTGCCAAATCGGCGGCCAAAACCCCCAAGGAATCGAAGCCTCCCGCTGCGGCCAGGAAGGCCGTCGCGCACGCGGCCGCGGCGATCGCGCATCCGCGGTTGTCGGCCGCACAGAAAGCTGACGTACTGGTCGAGGCGCTGCCGTATATCCAGCGTTTCTGGGATAAAAACATCGTCATCAAGTACGGTGGCAACGCGATGACGGAGACATCGTTGCAGGAAGATTTCGCCGAAGACATCACGCTCCTGAAACTGATTGGCATGAACCCGGTCGTGGTACACGGCGGCGGGCCGCAGATCAACCGTATCCTCGAGAAAATCGGCAAGCAGGGACAATTCATTCAGGGAATGCGTGTCACTGACGACGAAACGCTCGACGTCGTGGAAATGGTGCTGGGTGGACTGGTCAATCAGGAAATCGTTACCCTCATCAACAAGGCGGGCGGCAAGGCGGTCGGCCTGACGGGCAAGGACGGCAACTTCATCCACGCCCGCAAGATGACCATTCCATCGAAGGAAGACAAGCGCAAGAAAATTGACCTTGGCCTTGTTGGCGAGGTCGTGAAGATCGATACCGGCATCATCGACCTGCTCGATACCGAAGATTTCATTCCGGTTATTGCCCCGCTCGGCGTTGACGAGAAGGGGACGGCATACAACATCAATGCCGATATTGTCGCGGGCAAAATAGCGATCGCATTGCAGGCCGAAAAACTCATCCTGCTTACCAACACCGCGGGTGTGCTGGACAAAAAAGGCAAGATCCTCACCGGCCTGACGGCGGCCAAGGTGGCCGAACTCATTGCGGATGGCACCATTTCCGGCGGAATGTTGCCGAAAGTGGATTGCGCGCTCGATGCCGTGAAGAATGGCGTGAAGACGGCACATATCATCGATGG
- the gpmA gene encoding 2,3-diphosphoglycerate-dependent phosphoglycerate mutase — MKKLVLMRHGESAWNLDNRFTGWTDIDLTEKGIQEAIHAGRLLKQERLDFDLAYTSLLTRAIRTLWIAQEELDRRWIPVVKHWRLNERHYGALQGLNKAETAAKFGEQQVLAWRRSYDVPPPALSTDDDRHPSKDLRYASLLPEELPLTECLKDTVNRVVPYWQMEIAPQIRAGRNVIVAAHGNSLRALIKHLDHVSDEQIVGLNIPTAVPLVYELTDELKPMRSYYLGDQAEVAKAQAAVAAQGRASGVAGKT; from the coding sequence ATGAAAAAACTCGTTTTGATGCGCCACGGCGAAAGCGCCTGGAATCTGGACAACCGCTTCACCGGCTGGACAGATATTGATTTGACTGAAAAAGGTATTCAAGAGGCCATCCATGCAGGGCGGCTGCTCAAACAGGAACGGCTGGACTTTGATCTGGCCTACACCTCTCTGTTGACTCGCGCCATCCGCACGCTATGGATCGCACAGGAGGAGCTCGACCGGCGCTGGATCCCGGTGGTCAAGCATTGGCGTCTCAACGAGCGGCACTATGGAGCCCTGCAGGGCCTCAACAAAGCCGAAACCGCCGCCAAGTTTGGTGAACAACAAGTTCTTGCCTGGCGGCGAAGCTACGATGTTCCACCTCCGGCCTTGTCCACTGACGACGACCGCCATCCCTCAAAAGACTTGCGATATGCATCGCTGCTGCCGGAAGAATTACCATTGACCGAATGCCTCAAGGATACGGTTAACCGCGTCGTGCCCTATTGGCAAATGGAAATTGCGCCGCAGATTCGCGCCGGCCGGAATGTCATCGTCGCGGCGCATGGGAACAGTCTGCGCGCACTCATCAAGCACCTCGATCATGTTTCGGACGAACAAATTGTGGGACTCAATATTCCGACGGCGGTGCCGCTCGTGTATGAGCTGACCGACGAACTCAAACCGATGCGCAGTTACTACCTGGGAGATCAGGCAGAAGTTGCGAAAGCACAGGCGGCCGTGGCCGCCCAGGGGCGCGCGTCAGGTGTGGCAGGCAAAACTTGA
- the secB gene encoding protein-export chaperone SecB, with protein MTDATEQNQPVYSIEKIYVKDLSLEIPNAPQIFLEREAPNVDVQLHHTSMKVDEGVFQTELTLTVTAKIGEKTMFLVEANQAGIFAIRNVPDSDLDPILGIGNPNILYPYVRETVSDAIVRAGFPPVLLNPVNFEALYQAQKQHEAQQAAGAPATPAVAPAVTH; from the coding sequence ATGACTGACGCAACCGAACAGAACCAGCCCGTTTATTCCATCGAAAAAATATACGTTAAAGACCTGTCGCTGGAAATTCCCAATGCGCCGCAGATTTTCCTGGAGCGTGAAGCGCCGAACGTCGATGTGCAACTTCACCATACTTCGATGAAAGTCGATGAAGGCGTGTTCCAGACCGAACTGACGCTGACGGTTACCGCAAAGATAGGCGAAAAAACCATGTTCCTGGTCGAAGCCAATCAGGCCGGCATTTTCGCGATTCGCAATGTGCCGGATTCCGACCTTGATCCGATTCTCGGAATTGGCAATCCGAACATCCTGTACCCGTATGTTCGTGAGACGGTGTCTGATGCCATCGTACGCGCCGGTTTCCCGCCCGTATTGCTGAACCCGGTGAATTTTGAAGCGCTCTATCAGGCGCAAAAACAGCACGAGGCGCAGCAAGCCGCCGGAGCCCCGGCGACGCCTGCCGTTGCGCCTGCCGTTACGCACTAG
- a CDS encoding peptidoglycan DD-metalloendopeptidase family protein, with amino-acid sequence MADIKPIDVQQGNVSIRKIGATLAFALAFVSGVAQADKQQELRQLRERIQKLQSDLVKSEESRSEAADALKTSEKAISEVNRNLVALGLEQAQISQSLADLNRRIEGIRADAAQQQELLDRMVRHQYMHGNTDGLRLLLEGKDVSEVERQMHYFGYVSKMRAVLIGRLRKSAASLAELELATRQKQQDLAANANEQRKARGTLQAERLARQKMFVRIKADISKGRREIGRLKRDEDRLGKLIEQLAKAIARNREERRNDGKPGGIPRKGEAVENVADGSFAGRAFQTLKGKLKLPVRGELRGRFGSPREDGGVTWKGLFIKADNGHAVHAVADGQVVYADWLRGFGNLLIVDHGSGYMSLYGNNESLLKNVGDATQSGETVASVGSSGGALESGVYFELRHEGKPFDPMRWVGK; translated from the coding sequence ATGGCTGATATCAAACCAATCGACGTGCAGCAGGGCAATGTTTCGATCCGGAAGATCGGGGCGACCCTTGCGTTTGCGCTCGCCTTTGTATCCGGCGTCGCGCAAGCAGACAAGCAGCAGGAACTGCGACAACTGCGTGAACGCATCCAAAAGCTCCAAAGCGATCTCGTCAAAAGCGAAGAATCGCGTTCCGAAGCGGCGGACGCACTAAAAACCTCGGAAAAAGCAATCAGCGAGGTAAATCGAAATCTGGTGGCGTTGGGCCTCGAGCAAGCACAGATTTCGCAAAGCCTGGCAGACCTGAATCGGCGCATCGAGGGCATACGCGCGGATGCGGCACAGCAACAGGAGTTGCTTGATCGCATGGTTCGTCACCAGTACATGCATGGCAACACCGACGGACTTCGCCTTCTGCTTGAGGGCAAGGATGTCTCGGAGGTCGAGCGGCAGATGCACTATTTCGGCTATGTCTCAAAAATGCGTGCGGTGCTGATCGGCCGGCTGAGAAAAAGCGCCGCCAGCCTGGCAGAGCTTGAGCTTGCGACCCGTCAGAAGCAGCAAGATCTGGCGGCCAACGCAAACGAACAGCGGAAGGCCCGCGGCACACTGCAGGCTGAACGCCTGGCAAGGCAAAAGATGTTTGTACGTATCAAGGCAGACATATCCAAGGGACGCCGCGAGATCGGGCGCCTTAAACGGGATGAAGATCGCTTGGGCAAGTTGATCGAACAACTGGCCAAAGCTATTGCCAGGAATCGCGAGGAACGACGGAACGACGGCAAGCCGGGCGGCATTCCGCGCAAAGGTGAGGCCGTTGAAAACGTGGCCGATGGCTCATTCGCAGGGCGCGCCTTTCAGACATTGAAGGGCAAATTAAAGTTGCCGGTGCGAGGGGAACTTCGGGGACGCTTTGGCAGCCCAAGGGAGGATGGCGGCGTAACATGGAAAGGTCTGTTCATCAAGGCTGATAACGGGCATGCCGTGCATGCCGTCGCCGATGGGCAGGTGGTGTACGCGGATTGGCTGCGGGGATTTGGCAATTTGCTGATTGTCGATCACGGCAGTGGCTACATGAGTTTGTATGGCAACAACGAAAGCCTGCTGAAAAATGTCGGTGATGCGACGCAAAGCGGTGAAACCGTCGCGTCCGTCGGCTCTTCGGGCGGCGCTTTGGAATCGGGTGTATATTTTGAATTACGCCATGAAGGCAAGCCATTTGACCCGATGAGGTGGGTCGGAAAATAG
- a CDS encoding NAD(P)-dependent glycerol-3-phosphate dehydrogenase, whose protein sequence is MKIAVLGAGAWGTALAISFSGRHAVSLWGRDPAQLEVLARERRNRRYLPDVALPETLNIVPQLAAALSGVDLVLIVTPTGSLTEVLTLAKPAHAPILWACKGFDRASGKLPHEIVAELMPPGTLYGALSGPSFALEVARGLPCALTLAANDFAFAQSMAAELNGPALRIYSSDDLIGVELGGALKNVMAIAAGICDGMKLGTNARAALITRGLAEMVRLGVAMGGKAETFMGLTGLGDLVLTATGDLSRNRTVGIKLAEGKTLDVILAELGHVAEGVNSAQTALKLAVSHQVDMPITAAVNAVLFENANPRETVKRLLSREARTEVR, encoded by the coding sequence GTGAAGATTGCTGTGCTGGGGGCTGGCGCGTGGGGTACGGCATTGGCCATTTCATTTTCCGGCCGGCATGCCGTATCGCTTTGGGGCCGTGATCCCGCGCAGTTGGAGGTGCTCGCGCGTGAACGCCGCAATCGCCGCTATCTCCCCGATGTGGCGCTACCCGAAACTCTGAATATCGTCCCACAATTGGCGGCGGCGTTATCGGGCGTGGATCTCGTCCTGATTGTCACTCCCACGGGTAGCCTGACAGAAGTATTGACTCTCGCGAAACCCGCCCATGCACCGATTCTGTGGGCATGCAAGGGTTTTGACAGGGCGAGCGGAAAACTTCCCCATGAGATCGTCGCCGAACTGATGCCGCCGGGTACCCTGTATGGCGCGCTAAGCGGCCCAAGTTTCGCGTTGGAAGTCGCCCGGGGCCTGCCGTGTGCGCTGACGCTGGCCGCGAATGATTTCGCCTTTGCGCAAAGCATGGCAGCAGAACTGAATGGCCCGGCGTTGCGAATTTACTCGAGCGATGACCTGATAGGTGTTGAACTGGGCGGTGCGCTCAAGAATGTGATGGCGATTGCGGCCGGCATTTGTGACGGGATGAAACTTGGGACGAATGCGCGCGCCGCGCTTATCACGCGCGGACTTGCCGAGATGGTGCGACTCGGTGTGGCAATGGGCGGCAAGGCGGAAACCTTCATGGGGCTGACCGGGCTGGGCGACCTTGTACTCACGGCGACCGGCGATCTTTCACGCAATCGCACGGTGGGCATCAAACTCGCGGAAGGCAAGACGCTCGATGTCATTCTCGCCGAACTCGGCCATGTCGCCGAGGGCGTGAACTCCGCGCAGACCGCGCTGAAGCTTGCGGTGTCGCATCAAGTCGACATGCCGATCACCGCTGCCGTGAATGCGGTATTGTTTGAAAACGCCAACCCGCGCGAAACCGTCAAGCGCCTGCTATCGCGTGAAGCCCGTACCGAAGTTCGCTAG